A region from the Variovorax sp. RKNM96 genome encodes:
- a CDS encoding polyketide synthase, which produces MEIPFASPVQFAAAAGPSLEDLFFSRSAVEAADGQSGASLALEAGFAQRWLASLGTTGYLPDTLFEGAWLLLRSRWLGVLPPGSHEGTAPLAVTAGAWLAQFDLGRRAAARTSEAADTPIRLRVDARSGYPAFLHLDTAASLMDAPCADRLLAAIADTAADLLAHPDAALHGIRTLPDADRDNQLVGWNTPPAALDRALTVPAMFSRRAAATPDAVALAEGEATMRYDELDALTDRLAHRLQQSGVRAGDNVGMVFERSMAAIVAMLGILKAGAAYVPVPTDFPPERIANMLDQAGATRVVTIETLRQFVPADRAAVLLDKPGDDANRTVWNTPAIDGESAAYLMYTSGSTGIPKGIAISHCAILRLVIDVDYVELAPGRAMLHAAPLAFDASTLEIWGPLLNGGRCVIHDERVPTGAGLARTIARHEVRTAWLTAALFNAVVDGNPQHLAGLEHLFTGGEALSVAHVRRALEALPGLVLSNGYGPTECTTFAATHRIERSGLRGDLRSVPLGRPIKDTVLRVLSPSLALLPSGLVGELCIGGHGLARGYLGQPELTAARFVPDPFGGPGDRLYRTGDLARWLPDGTVEFIGRIDGQVKIHGHRIETGEVETAILSHPAVQSCAVVARPADDGQLRLVAYLVARSQKLSWDALRTHLAARLPAALLPSAQVWLPQLPVTPNGKLDRKALPEPAGERPELAQPFEEAHDALEQQVCDAFACALCIAKVGRNDNFFDLGGNSLLVLQVLADLQRDDAPALSTNLFFRHPTPGAIAAQLQSADETPSSPRNAPVRRSETRASVDAPEAIALIATAGRFPGAGDVEQFWDNLVAGRDTVSFFDDATLDAGVSQALRSDPAYVRARGVIEGIEDFDAAFFGIGPKEATLMDPQHRVFLEICWECLERAGYVPDEAPGPVGVYAGTNNATYFQRHVASRPDLVEAVGEFQVMLANEKDYITTRVANRLNLRGPAVSVNTACSTSLVAVAQAFHALRTGQCYMALAGGASVTCPPRSGYLYNEGSMLSPDGHTRSFDAEARGTVFSDGAAVVLLKRLSDAEADGDTIYAVLRSACVNNDGGAKASFTAPSVDGQAAVIRAALAAADVDAQSIGYVEAHGTATPMGDPIEVEALAVAYAEHTDARGYCTLGSLKSNVGHMVTAAGAAGLIKAALSLHHEVMVPTVHFNAPNPTIDFARTPFFVSNALQPWPRADLPRRAGVSSFGVGGTNAHVVLEEAPARSAALAAAAGIHVLPLSARSEAALAVATQQLAAHLEAHPGLALADAAFTLCVGRKPHAFRRAVVAADAAEAIAALRMDDAPWRTSGSIAARTPQPVLMFPGQGAQYAGMGRAMHASDAVFAAAFDDCLHALDGVTDFDLRERMFSDDPGALAPTAVTQPALFTLEYALARRLLSLGLRPHALIGHSVGEFVAAVIAGVMRLEDAASLVARRGALMQALPAGTMLSVRLGADDLAARLAAWPAVSLAAENGPTACVAAGPTDAIAQMQAALESEGIACRALQTSHAFHSAMMDGAVAPFEALVGQVALHAPAIPIFSTLTGRLLEDVEAASPAYWAQHLRGTVRFSPALQSAAAAAAHPVFVEVGPRNTLATLVRQHGAKTLAPTSKAGATAVSLLHGEPADEARTLRLAAARLWACGTDIDLAHFTARASARRVCLPTYPFERKRLWVDIAPTAPIAQSPAALPPALPALVPPVSLEPIVTAAVPATHPPLTSPPQPAASRAPSVDARLRTLLEDISGIDMAEAQGHAAFAELGLDSLTLTQAATQIKKSFKVNLSFRQLMENYRSLDALAAFLQQSMPPEAEPAPASAAPIAIPMTPAVAAQAQVPTADSVPRQPAGALNQLIAQQMELMRQQLALLSGAGIPVVPAAMAAPEPVQAAPEPQAQSSALPETPREPVRYDVAKAFGAIARIHTQRTAEPSARQKARLATFVRRYVERTQKSKRFTEDNRAHMADPRVVNGFRPLTKEITYQIVIERSKGSKLWDIDGNEYVDALNGFGLNLFGWQPDFVQEAVKKQLDAGYEIGPQHPLAADVTRLICELTGCERAGLCNTGSEAVMAALRIARTVTGRSTVVVFTGSYHGTFDEVLVRAGRGGKGLSAAPGVMSGMFGDVRVLDYGTPEALAFIRENAEDLAAVLVEPVQSRRPDFQPREFVQELREITTESGTCLIFDEVITGFRTGLGGAQELFGVRADLATYGKVIGGGFPVGVIAGKRPFMDALDGGAWQYGDDSIPGVGVTYFAGTFVRHPLALAAAKASLEHLKEAGPALQAALGASTTAMAEELTAWCTEAGAPIAIRHFASLWRVNWLEDHPLQDLLFAMMRSRGVHILDNFPCFLTTAHSQEDIATIQRAFKESVAEMQESGFLPRRTPAVSGFDIRKPSEDGSVLGRDVDGQPFWYVPGAPDAIQIANGRAA; this is translated from the coding sequence ATGGAAATCCCATTCGCTTCGCCAGTGCAGTTTGCCGCCGCTGCGGGGCCCTCGTTGGAGGACCTGTTCTTCTCGCGGTCCGCCGTCGAAGCGGCGGACGGGCAATCCGGCGCCTCGCTGGCGCTCGAGGCGGGTTTCGCGCAGCGCTGGCTGGCTTCCCTGGGTACCACGGGGTATCTGCCGGACACGCTTTTCGAGGGTGCCTGGCTGCTGCTGCGCTCGCGTTGGCTGGGCGTGCTCCCGCCGGGTTCGCATGAAGGGACCGCGCCGCTGGCGGTGACGGCCGGCGCGTGGCTGGCGCAGTTCGACCTCGGTCGCCGTGCCGCTGCCCGGACTTCCGAGGCCGCCGACACCCCGATACGCCTGCGCGTCGACGCCCGTTCCGGGTACCCGGCCTTCCTGCACCTCGACACAGCCGCCAGCCTGATGGACGCGCCCTGCGCCGATCGCCTGCTCGCGGCCATCGCCGACACCGCCGCCGATCTGCTGGCCCACCCCGACGCCGCGCTCCACGGCATCCGCACCCTGCCCGACGCCGACCGCGACAACCAGCTCGTCGGCTGGAACACACCACCCGCCGCGCTGGACCGCGCGCTGACCGTGCCGGCCATGTTCAGCCGCCGGGCCGCGGCCACGCCGGATGCGGTGGCGCTCGCGGAAGGCGAGGCAACGATGCGCTACGACGAACTTGACGCGCTCACCGACCGGCTCGCGCACCGCCTGCAGCAATCGGGCGTGCGCGCGGGCGACAACGTCGGGATGGTGTTCGAGCGTTCGATGGCCGCCATCGTCGCCATGCTCGGCATCCTCAAGGCGGGCGCCGCCTACGTGCCGGTGCCGACCGACTTTCCGCCTGAGCGGATCGCGAACATGCTCGACCAGGCGGGCGCCACCCGGGTGGTGACGATCGAAACGCTGCGCCAGTTCGTGCCGGCCGACCGCGCCGCCGTACTGCTCGATAAGCCCGGAGACGACGCCAACCGCACTGTCTGGAACACCCCGGCGATCGACGGCGAATCGGCGGCGTACCTCATGTACACCTCGGGCTCGACCGGGATACCCAAGGGCATCGCGATCAGCCATTGCGCGATCCTGCGGCTGGTGATCGATGTCGATTACGTCGAGCTCGCGCCCGGCCGCGCCATGCTGCATGCGGCGCCGCTCGCCTTCGACGCCTCGACGCTGGAAATCTGGGGCCCGCTGCTGAACGGCGGCCGCTGCGTGATCCACGACGAACGGGTACCCACCGGTGCCGGCCTGGCGCGCACGATCGCCCGGCACGAGGTGCGCACGGCCTGGCTCACGGCCGCCCTCTTCAACGCCGTGGTCGACGGTAATCCGCAGCATCTTGCAGGCCTCGAACATCTGTTCACCGGCGGCGAAGCCCTCTCGGTTGCGCATGTGCGCCGTGCGCTCGAAGCCCTCCCCGGCCTCGTGCTCAGCAACGGTTACGGACCGACCGAGTGCACCACATTCGCGGCCACGCACCGCATCGAACGATCCGGACTCCGGGGCGACCTGCGTTCGGTACCGCTCGGCCGCCCGATCAAGGACACCGTGCTGCGCGTGCTGAGCCCGTCGCTGGCGCTCTTGCCCAGCGGGCTTGTGGGAGAGCTGTGCATCGGCGGGCATGGGCTGGCGCGCGGTTACCTCGGGCAGCCGGAACTCACCGCCGCGCGCTTCGTGCCCGACCCCTTCGGCGGCCCGGGCGACCGGCTCTACCGCACGGGCGATCTCGCGCGCTGGCTGCCCGACGGTACCGTCGAATTCATCGGCCGCATCGATGGCCAGGTGAAGATCCACGGCCACCGCATCGAGACCGGCGAGGTCGAGACGGCGATCCTTTCGCATCCTGCGGTGCAGTCGTGCGCAGTGGTCGCGCGGCCGGCCGATGACGGACAGCTGCGCCTCGTCGCCTATCTTGTCGCGCGCTCGCAAAAGCTCTCGTGGGACGCGCTGCGCACGCACCTCGCGGCCCGCCTGCCTGCGGCGCTGTTGCCCTCGGCGCAGGTGTGGCTGCCGCAGCTCCCCGTCACGCCCAACGGCAAGCTGGATCGCAAGGCCCTGCCCGAACCCGCAGGCGAGCGCCCCGAGCTCGCGCAGCCCTTCGAGGAAGCGCATGACGCGCTCGAGCAGCAGGTGTGCGACGCCTTCGCGTGCGCCCTCTGCATCGCCAAGGTCGGACGCAACGACAACTTCTTCGACCTGGGAGGCAACTCGCTGCTGGTGCTGCAGGTGCTAGCGGACCTGCAGCGCGACGACGCGCCGGCGCTGTCGACCAACCTGTTTTTCCGGCATCCGACGCCGGGTGCCATAGCGGCGCAATTGCAATCGGCCGATGAGACGCCGTCATCGCCACGAAACGCGCCCGTGCGCCGAAGCGAAACCCGCGCTTCAGTCGATGCCCCCGAAGCCATCGCCCTCATCGCCACCGCCGGCCGCTTCCCAGGCGCCGGCGACGTCGAGCAGTTCTGGGACAACCTCGTCGCCGGCCGCGATACCGTCAGCTTCTTCGACGACGCTACGCTGGACGCCGGCGTCAGCCAGGCGCTGCGCAGCGACCCGGCCTACGTGCGGGCACGCGGCGTCATCGAAGGCATCGAGGACTTCGACGCCGCCTTCTTCGGCATCGGCCCGAAGGAAGCCACGCTCATGGACCCGCAGCACCGCGTGTTCCTGGAGATCTGCTGGGAGTGCCTGGAGCGCGCGGGCTACGTGCCCGACGAGGCGCCCGGCCCGGTGGGCGTGTATGCCGGCACGAACAACGCCACCTACTTCCAGCGCCATGTGGCCTCGCGCCCCGACCTCGTGGAGGCCGTCGGCGAATTCCAGGTCATGCTGGCCAACGAGAAGGACTACATCACCACCCGCGTGGCCAACCGGCTCAACCTGCGCGGGCCGGCGGTGAGCGTGAACACCGCGTGCTCGACCTCGCTGGTCGCGGTGGCGCAGGCTTTCCATGCATTGCGCACCGGCCAGTGCTACATGGCGCTCGCGGGCGGTGCATCGGTCACCTGCCCCCCCAGGAGCGGCTACCTCTACAACGAGGGCTCGATGCTCTCGCCCGACGGCCACACGCGCAGCTTCGATGCAGAGGCCCGGGGCACCGTGTTCAGCGACGGCGCGGCGGTGGTGCTGCTCAAGCGCCTGTCCGATGCAGAGGCCGATGGCGACACCATCTACGCAGTGCTTCGCAGCGCCTGCGTGAACAACGACGGCGGCGCCAAGGCCAGCTTCACCGCCCCCAGCGTGGACGGCCAGGCCGCGGTGATCCGCGCCGCGCTGGCCGCAGCCGACGTGGACGCGCAGAGCATCGGCTACGTCGAGGCGCACGGCACCGCCACGCCGATGGGCGACCCGATCGAGGTCGAGGCGCTGGCCGTCGCCTACGCCGAGCACACCGACGCGCGGGGCTACTGCACGCTCGGCTCGCTCAAGAGCAACGTGGGCCACATGGTCACGGCCGCAGGGGCCGCGGGGCTCATCAAGGCGGCGCTGTCGCTGCACCACGAGGTGATGGTGCCGACCGTGCACTTCAACGCGCCGAACCCGACGATCGACTTCGCACGCACGCCGTTCTTCGTGAGCAACGCGCTGCAGCCCTGGCCGCGCGCCGACCTGCCGCGCCGTGCGGGGGTGAGCTCCTTCGGCGTCGGCGGCACGAATGCGCACGTCGTGCTGGAAGAAGCGCCGGCACGTTCCGCTGCACTAGCGGCCGCAGCCGGCATCCACGTGCTGCCGCTGTCGGCCCGCTCGGAGGCCGCGCTCGCGGTCGCCACGCAGCAGCTCGCGGCGCACCTCGAAGCGCACCCCGGCCTCGCGCTCGCCGACGCGGCCTTCACCCTCTGCGTCGGCCGCAAGCCGCACGCCTTCCGCCGTGCCGTGGTGGCCGCCGATGCGGCAGAGGCCATCGCTGCATTGCGAATGGACGATGCCCCGTGGCGCACGAGCGGCAGCATCGCCGCGCGCACGCCGCAGCCGGTGCTGATGTTCCCGGGCCAGGGCGCGCAGTACGCCGGCATGGGTCGCGCGATGCACGCGAGCGATGCGGTCTTCGCGGCCGCCTTCGACGACTGCCTGCATGCCCTGGACGGCGTCACCGATTTCGATCTGCGCGAACGCATGTTCAGCGACGACCCGGGTGCGCTCGCGCCCACCGCGGTCACGCAGCCTGCGCTCTTCACGCTCGAGTACGCGCTCGCGCGGCGGCTGCTGTCGCTGGGCCTGCGGCCGCATGCGCTGATCGGCCACAGCGTCGGCGAATTCGTCGCAGCGGTGATCGCCGGGGTGATGCGGCTCGAAGACGCCGCCAGCCTCGTCGCCCGCCGCGGCGCGCTCATGCAGGCGCTGCCTGCGGGAACCATGCTGTCGGTGCGGCTGGGTGCAGACGATCTCGCCGCGCGGCTCGCGGCGTGGCCGGCTGTTTCGCTCGCGGCGGAAAACGGACCCACCGCCTGCGTGGCCGCCGGCCCCACCGACGCCATCGCACAGATGCAGGCCGCGCTCGAATCTGAAGGCATCGCCTGCCGCGCGCTGCAGACCTCCCACGCGTTCCACTCCGCCATGATGGACGGCGCGGTCGCGCCCTTCGAGGCGCTCGTGGGCCAGGTCGCGCTGCACGCACCGGCCATTCCGATCTTCTCGACGCTCACCGGCCGGCTGCTCGAAGACGTGGAGGCCGCGAGCCCGGCCTACTGGGCACAGCACCTGCGCGGCACGGTGCGCTTCTCACCCGCGTTGCAGAGCGCGGCGGCCGCGGCCGCGCATCCGGTCTTCGTGGAGGTCGGGCCGCGCAACACGCTGGCCACGCTGGTGCGCCAGCACGGCGCGAAGACGCTGGCCCCCACGTCGAAGGCGGGCGCCACCGCGGTCTCGCTGCTGCACGGCGAACCGGCCGACGAGGCCCGCACCCTGCGCCTGGCGGCTGCGCGCCTGTGGGCCTGCGGCACCGACATCGACCTCGCCCACTTCACCGCCCGCGCGAGCGCGCGCCGCGTGTGCCTGCCCACCTATCCGTTCGAACGCAAGCGCCTCTGGGTCGACATCGCGCCGACCGCGCCGATCGCCCAGTCGCCGGCCGCCCTTCCTCCCGCCCTTCCCGCCCTCGTCCCACCCGTTTCATTGGAGCCGATCGTGACCGCTGCAGTGCCCGCTACCCATCCGCCGCTGACGTCCCCGCCCCAGCCCGCCGCTTCGCGCGCGCCGTCGGTGGACGCGCGATTGCGAACCCTGCTCGAGGACATCTCGGGCATCGACATGGCCGAGGCCCAGGGCCACGCCGCCTTCGCCGAACTCGGCCTCGACTCGCTCACGCTGACCCAGGCCGCCACGCAGATCAAGAAGAGCTTCAAGGTCAACCTGAGCTTCCGGCAGTTGATGGAGAACTACCGCAGCCTCGACGCACTCGCGGCCTTCCTGCAACAAAGCATGCCGCCCGAGGCCGAGCCGGCGCCTGCGTCGGCGGCGCCCATCGCCATCCCGATGACACCGGCGGTCGCCGCGCAGGCGCAAGTGCCGACAGCCGATTCGGTGCCCCGGCAACCGGCCGGCGCGCTGAACCAGTTGATTGCGCAGCAAATGGAATTGATGCGCCAGCAGCTCGCATTGCTGTCCGGCGCGGGCATTCCTGTCGTTCCCGCTGCAATGGCTGCTCCGGAGCCGGTGCAGGCCGCGCCGGAACCACAGGCGCAATCGTCCGCATTGCCGGAAACACCGCGCGAACCGGTGCGCTACGACGTCGCCAAGGCCTTCGGCGCCATCGCCCGCATCCACACGCAGCGCACCGCCGAGCCCAGCGCGCGACAGAAGGCGCGGCTGGCCACGTTCGTGCGGCGCTATGTCGAACGCACGCAGAAGAGCAAGCGCTTCACCGAAGACAACCGCGCCCACATGGCCGATCCGCGCGTGGTCAACGGCTTCCGGCCGCTGACCAAGGAGATCACCTACCAGATCGTGATCGAGCGCTCCAAGGGCTCGAAGCTCTGGGACATCGACGGCAACGAGTACGTGGATGCACTCAACGGCTTCGGCCTGAACCTCTTCGGCTGGCAACCCGACTTCGTGCAGGAAGCGGTGAAGAAGCAGCTGGACGCGGGCTATGAAATCGGCCCGCAGCATCCGCTCGCGGCCGACGTGACACGCCTCATCTGCGAGCTCACGGGATGCGAGCGCGCGGGCCTGTGCAACACCGGCTCCGAGGCGGTGATGGCGGCGCTTCGCATCGCGCGCACCGTCACCGGACGCAGCACGGTGGTGGTCTTCACCGGCTCCTACCACGGCACCTTCGACGAGGTGCTGGTGCGCGCCGGCAGGGGCGGCAAGGGCCTGTCGGCCGCGCCCGGTGTGATGAGCGGCATGTTCGGCGACGTGCGCGTGCTCGACTACGGCACGCCCGAGGCGCTGGCTTTCATCCGCGAGAACGCCGAGGACCTGGCCGCGGTGCTGGTCGAGCCGGTGCAGAGCCGCCGCCCCGACTTCCAGCCGCGCGAGTTCGTGCAGGAACTGCGCGAGATCACCACCGAGAGCGGCACCTGCCTCATCTTCGACGAGGTCATCACCGGCTTTCGCACGGGCCTGGGCGGTGCGCAGGAACTCTTCGGCGTGCGTGCCGACCTCGCCACCTACGGCAAGGTGATCGGCGGTGGCTTCCCGGTCGGCGTGATCGCGGGCAAGCGGCCGTTCATGGATGCACTCGACGGCGGCGCCTGGCAGTACGGCGACGACTCGATCCCGGGCGTGGGCGTGACCTACTTCGCCGGCACCTTCGTGCGGCATCCGCTCGCGCTGGCGGCCGCCAAGGCCTCGCTCGAACACCTGAAGGAAGCCGGCCCCGCGCTGCAGGCCGCGCTCGGCGCGAGCACCACCGCCATGGCCGAGGAGCTCACCGCCTGGTGCACCGAAGCCGGCGCGCCGATCGCCATTCGCCACTTCGCCTCGCTCTGGCGGGTGAACTGGCTCGAAGACCATCCGCTGCAAGACCTGCTCTTCGCCATGATGCGCAGCCGCGGCGTGCACATCCTGGACAACTTCCCGTGCTTCCTCACCACGGCGCACAGCCAGGAAGACATCGCGACGATCCAGCGCGCATTCAAGGAATCGGTGGCCGAGATGCAGGAGTCGGGCTTCCTGCCGCGCCGAACGCCGGCCGTGAGCGGCTTCGACATTCGCAAGCCCTCGGAAGATGGTTCGGTGCTCGGCCGCGATGTCGACGGCCAGCCGTTCTGGTACGTGCCGGGCGCACCTGACGCGATCCAGATCGCCAACGGGCGGGCCGCATGA